The genomic stretch attaaaatattaatattctgttaaaaaagggtatttagtttttgttctttttgttGTTCCAGCCTCAATTTATCGTAAAtatctgcctccgtggcgcagtagtttaggtcgccacgccaataccattgcgtcgggaggtcacgggttcgattcccacacggaacaactttgtgtccgttgtttgtatgtttgtaaaagtccccgggacacaagagcaaatctcaGTGCGgaagtagtctttaaaaaaagaaaaaaatatattgacagCTTTTAGATGTTTCTGAATATTTTGGTCTTAACTTGTTGATTCTTTACTAGtgtaaaaaagaaagaaaatatttttttatcaaataaaagttattttatgtacagTAAAAACAgcttcaagatatttttttaattcaaagatAACATGTAGTTTAGCTTTAGAGTAACTGACAGACAGACtaccttatttataatattaatacgcGGAAATATAAACGTAGACCTTTGACCAATCGTTAAATTCAGATTCATTTATTTGATATGacaagttaataataaagtgagtttacaataaaaacacttGTTTCAGATTCATAACTTAcagaacaacatttttttttaaatctgagTACTAATAAGTTCGTTTATCACATGATCATGGTTATGAGtataaaaacatgaatataGTTATATTACCTACTCTTATCTTTTGTATGTTAAAAAGATAACTCCCAcacaaagaattgctcttgtgtcgcggggacttttacaaacatacaaacaacggacacaaagctcaaccagacccgatacaattatttgtggattgcacaaataaattgttctgtctgggaatcaaacccacgacctcccgacgtaatggtagcggcgtggcgacctaaaccactgcgccacggtggtAGATTATTGGAGTGGacacaaggcctaacccttcccttgtttgggaggagattcTTGCCCTAAAGTAGGacagaaattataacaaaaaatgtataagaaaagAAAGGAGATTTgttctaataatttattatatttttctatatcgAATAGGCAATGAAcggaaatgtaaataatattttttgcagttCAATATCGttaaaatagctttatttttttacaaataaaaaataatcgaattATCTTTAgcatattaataagaaaatcacattaaaatttgaatattttttgagcTTTAATTTGCCTACTTTGTCTAAATAAAACAATGGTTAGGAtcacacataaataaaaagcttatactacaaatatttttatttcattctattTTCAATTGCAATTGTTCCAGTTGCTTTTAACATAGCATGTAGTCTTAATTTTAGGTTATCTTCCGAAGCGGTAACTTTAAATCTTCTTAAAAAATGCGCCACAGAAATTTTCATTGCCGTCATGGCGTACGttttacctaaattaaaaagaaaattacaattattttataattttcgaaCTCTTAAATTTAACTTTGTGTATTTATTCACGCATATTAAATTATCTAATATTTAACGGGAATTAGTTTAGACTGGCCATTGTTACATGTTCCAAAATGAAAAGCAATGCaaagtaaaacatttaacaaaaatcgatataaaatgttctgaaagtatttttgaagACTTTAAGTCAACTCCAgtcaataacttttattaataaatttcgtTTACAAACATtgagttattttaattacttatgatattatgctttttaatttcataaactgaaattaaaaagCACTTAATTAAAGTcttattagcatatttttttattgtttttacgatcggtaagtattaaaatattatcatcactTAAAATCTCATTGTTTAAAGTTATCATACAAACCTATACAATTCCTTTTTCCAATACCAAAACCTGCGAATGAGTTCTTTGGTACAGTCGTAGGATCCAACCATCGCTCTGGTCTGAATTTGAACCGGTCACCCCAGCAAAAGTCGAAGTGCATTCCCGCTGGTATAAGAACGCAAGATGTTCCGGCACGAAGAGTGTAGTTTTCTGCAAGCATAGTAAAGCGTAAGTACAAAACAGTCCCATcatgattttattaaacaacCGCATCatagtagaaataaatatactgtaaaatcaaggacacaaaaaataaattttgtcagCAATCGTGTAATGGAATGATGATACAAGGTTTGTAGActtattttgtgtaataattttaatagttacaaaaaatactttaccatATTTGTAGGTGAACTATTACTATGTAACTTACTTAATTTCACATCTTTAAGCACAGCTCTCGGCATCAAAGGTCCAGCCGGGAACATTCTCATCGTTTCCATAAGCACAGCTCCTAAGTATTCTAGTTTATTTATGTCATCTTTTTCTACATCTCTATCAGCACCGACTACTTGCATAATTCTAAAACATAATAGGAATGAGTTAATTGTCACGACGCATACGTCATACACCGTGCGAAATTGTAACGTATGATGCATTATAACTATTGCATttcaatgtataatagaatacgggaattaacgcgacgCGACCACGGCGAgcgcaacctgcgccgaaacgttaggcattttaaggtaaaatgcgtgtacgcattaattcccgtattctattatacattaaacatgcaacgcgagagtttaaaagttatattgcattttagtttatttgaaGGGATTAAAGTATAGTTAAAAGAGCATTAGAGGGATTTCAAACTTTCAATGTGTCGTAAGGAAATATATTTGCTACTTTTTGACTCACTCCTCATAAGCTCGTTGCTGAACTTCAGGATATGCACCAAGCATGACTAAAACACTGACTAGCGTGTTGGAAGTCGTGTCAAAACCAGCAAATACTACAGTATCCAACTCGTCGCCTATCTCTCTATCTGTCATTGCTCCACCTGAGGATAATTCTAGCACAAGATCCAAGAACGGTTTGTACTTCTtccctaaaaatataataaagaagttttaaattaatattttaaggtcttaaacgcgattgaaaaataaataaagttcaaattgCAGCGAAGTTTCCGGTAaaccaaaataaagtatcataATCTTcgattttcaatcgcgtttaagtctcgttacattataatatatataattgaTATTCTATATCAGAAAGTATGGCCAAATAGTGCCTTCTACGGCCACTGAAGAAAGGCAGATAAACACTTGGGTGATGACTAAGTACATTTTATAGATGATTGGGAGCAAATGGCTGGATATCTTAGCTCAACAGCGGAACAGTACAGGTTAAGAAGAAAAGCCCACTGGACCTTACCTGTTGTTGTCGTCATTATATCATTGTCCATAGTTTTCAATGCCAGTTTCTTACTCTGAATTatctaaaaatacacattttattatattataactactttaaattaatattgcagtaaagtacagaaataaatagtttatgtCAAACCTCATCAGACATCTTATTCAGTGTTTTTGTGAGTTCATTGtctctttttttatatcctaaCAGCCAGTAAATGATGTCACTGTGAAGCCACAGGTATTGAAATCTAGCCATTACATTTCGCATCATTAAGTCGGCAGAAACCATATATTTGTTAACTAAGTCTTTGTCTTCGAGACCGTTTATACCAAAGGATGTcactgaaaaaataataaaattgaatcaacTAGTTATCGAaagtatgtacattgtacatatattatatttactaaggAAGAAAGTTCCAAAGACATGTTACTGTTTTATTCACACTCATCtagcctagcctttctcccAACTATGCTATGGtaaagtcggcttccagtcttttTTCAGACATTTTTTATCGTGGAaaaattgtcatttttattttattttccacaattctcattcataaaatttgcattttattgattgattgattgaggAACCATGAACATGCTTAAAAAGTTcggaaagttatttttgtttcagtgttaAAATTCTTACTTACTACAGAAAGTCTCCAAAGCATTATTCCTCAAGTCGGCGATATGGTCAAATTGTCCTTTTCCAACGTGACATTCAACATTATTCACTAACTTCCTCGCTTGGCGATTGAATATGTCCAGAAATGTGTGTACTACTGGCGATGTGAATGCAGGGATTAGTAGCTTACGATGGCGTTTCCATGGTTCTgctgaaatttataaaaagttgtCTCATCACCAAGTCTAAGAAGCCAAGATCTCGTTCCATCATTCCCGAAAAAACGATTAgcaagaagatttttttttattagtaagagCAAATAGAATATGTTTTCTAACATTTGCTTTTACTGTATCTATCGAATGGCTATCTGAAACGTAACCATAAGCCGTGAAGCTCTTAAACTACGagtctgttttatttttctcaagGCTTTAAAATTGTCGACATCGTCCGGGCCGGATTAATTAAGGAACCACTGAGCACAGGGATTAAGAGTTTGATTCCCTCGGGaaagaaaagttaattttgtGTGATCTGATCgtacattgtgtccgttgtttgtatgattgcaTAAGCCTATACCTAACAAAATTAGTCAGGTTTTggttatctttttaaaaaaagatcgTAAGTCATTCATTAAACTCGCACTAACGGACTGGTATAAAATTGTAGGGACAGTTTTAAAATCCCATTTCATATACCAAAGTAGGTAGATATTATATGGGAGATATTGATACGAGTTTATTTGAATGGACCTGACTGTAATTAAAAAGCGTAAGTAAATTTTTACCTGGTGCAGTGAATAGTCCAGTACCAAGCCAAGGCTTTAAGAAGGTGTacgaaaaatgtttttgtaaacaagTATTTGCTACTGTCAGTGCATCGTCAGGATCTGTAATAACTGCAAAAGAACATAGAACATTTAGTAGAAATATGAGTCGCTGTTATTCACTCGTCCAAACTTTTCAGATTTCTGTAAGGTTATCcgaatattttatgtcaaagtAAAGGTATAATTTTGATGGAAGTGCcattttattttgcagttttTTTCGTAAGTGACAATTTTTGAGTAAACAATACTTACAGTAATATATTTGAGATCCAAGTTTAGTATAAACGACGCCGCCGTTTTCAACGCAAAACTGTCCAACGTCTTTAGTTTTCGGCCAAATGtctaaaaattaaactaattaaagtCAATGACAGAGCTCTGCAAcatcatttcaattttatattcttctatTTGCATCTGTACTATTTGAACAGATTACTGATTGTGCCGTAAAGTTggaaaattaatgttattttacaacgttatatgtttttatacatgTCATGTGTTCAATGTattaaggtcggggaaaaagtcttttcgcattatagtatgtatactatgaacttgtaataaaatctctttgacttcaagaatcacaaataagtacacaattcattaggtttctttcagtgagctcgtgaggtaaccaaatatcgagctttttgtgtagagaaaagattttgttacgagttcatgcatactataatgcgaaaagactttttccctaaccgaatatattatttttgacgaTATTGCACTGCATTCCACTGTCGTCGGCACTAATGTAGGCGTATAGATCtttgtcaaattaaaaaaaacattttaataatttataaaggtAGTTAAATCAAATAAGATACATACTAGACAAACTTCCTACTATTTCATACGCATGTCCTATAAACGGTAACATGCCCGGGTAAACTGGCGGTAGCTTATGAGCACGACTTTCTTCAACGTGATTCCTCCATACCAATACAGCAAACACACACCATAATACACAAAACAGTAACACACTTAACATTGTTTCACAAATTAACAATTTGCGCAAGTAATAAATTTGcgcaaaaataagtatttataacaatttgcGCAAAAAATATCTGAATGTTTAGATTGTTTTGTATGCtctgtgttatttttaaacgatatcTGCGGAAATATAACACTGACAGTTATAATTATACCTAAAATACGGTGTTGAAATTTAAACCTTTTCTTCACCCGTTTcaagtaaaacaatgaaaacccATTAAGGTTGACATCTGAGTTGaacttatttctaaaaaacgcggaatacttttcaaaactttgtaGAACATTCCTTGAGGCtattattgtgtattattaggtaagtattatataattattcagACGATGATAAATTTGTTGTTGtcgaaaataactttaaatgaagcaattttttacttgttttgttttattatatttagaatgaTTTATCGACCAAACCTAGACAAATTTAGCGACCCATCCCGATATTATTTTTGCTTAACCAGCAGTCCAGTTTCCCAATGATATATGGCCCAAATAAAGAGTATATAACTCTGTTTCCTAAAATTGAAGAGGTTGCAGTTAGTTTaagggtgctcccacacagcagttatattacgttagaaactgacttataacattgGTTTTTAAGCAAATTTGttctaaaattgtattattatcacaatgttacacaatgttgtataacgctatataactgctgtgtctcccacacagcagttatatagcACTATACCCTAAAGGATTTTAAAAGGTGtaactgtaacaaaaaatacaagacATCGAGATTATTTGAACCTTATTCTAATATTTTGCAGGATTAAggataagtaataaaacaaatataaaaaacgttatttaatctgatatatttaacaaaaatataaatacaattatctacagtataaagttacaaaaataaccaTGTTAATTTCTAATTAGAAACTTATtgagcaattttatttttagttagtaattactaataattaataagttaaataaataaatactaatgtcCTAGTGACTCGGTGTTCtaaaactagaaaaataaattattaaaattatcgttCAGATGCATTAAGACCAAAACTATTTGCAATTGTTTTAACTGtaatcttataattattattttacaaaagtttacGGTCTTTAtgcaaaaaaagtattttaaatattattatgaccaaCCTCAAGAGATTCATAGAGATTTAGTAATAAACCATTTccaatgttttatataaacagaacattttatatattgtttacCGGTTATTGTCAGTTacagttgaataaataatatggaGACTTAAAATTCACTCAATTTTAGCATCGATTGCGGTACTTCAAAACAAGTATCACTTTTATCCATCGGATAGGTTATACAAGACTCATGCACAAGCTGTGAACCTGGCCGAAAATTTTCGAAGTCTGATATTATTTCTCATATGAATCGAATCAAAGTcagtctttaaataaattaggttcttaaaaataagaataaatataattttgctacTAATCTATGTTTTGGACGTAGCTGTCATCTAACTCCATAGTAAATGCAAAACGTAGgaaaatatatctaaatacaAAAGACAAACATGGCttgttaacaaataaataaataattttacaatttcaaaaacttacaaaaacgcattttatattaccattttaaacattacttactttacacattttttccattccaataaaacattaaagtgTGTACgggatacataataataattatattaaccagcctcaaatattataagaaatcaGATCTTCAAAGTTCAGTAACACAAATCCCCTTAAATCCAATCAATTTATGTTTTCAGAAAATTGTAGataatataaactattttgCAGAGAGATTTCGGAACActggtaggtatattatgtagatatttcatacacctttccCTACACCgattttttcataattagtTAGGTATCATTCCAGTCTAATAActggaaatataatatttattgcaaacatGCCAGTATTCTTTAATTCTGGCAAACGACAAGTTGTTCAATCAATTTAATTGGAcggatttaaataattacaagtaaaacaaattatagagTGCTTTGTAGAAGTcacaattacataaaataatttaattaaagtctTCACCAGTGAACGTACAAGGTGGGCTACaggatttacaaaaataatctgCCATTAAAAAACGCAGGGCAGTCATCAAACtgtctttttttattcttcttctcaaaaaatatcgttttagtGTTTAGTTCACTTTCTATTGAAATCTATATCGCAGTTTGGATATGAAGCGACGCAGTCCTTCTGTTCTTGACCGTCGCGAGCGGCTTGCACGTATCTGTAGTAATGTAGTGCTGCTTTACTGTCACCGGCTGGTAAGAGTTCGTTGGAGTCCCtggaaaaagaataaaataaataatttagaaaaacgGGAAATAGATTTTAGTTCtggattaaaattaaaataaaattcaataagaAAATTCGCGTCAGAATCTATTATGTTATCATCTTGGAAAAGGGCTATAGTAGATTGTAACTTGGTAACTGTAACTTTTCTTATGTATCGTGGTTAATGTCACCACATCGCTACCACTGCGCATCTCCAAACATATAATTAGGTTCCCACCTgcaacatacatttttatatcgcaccaaaataatgtgttttgaCCATAGGAAAATCCCTGTGTTTTAAGGGTAATGAAAGCGAGAGCTCGAAAGTTAATCACAAGTTATAAAAGGAAAAATTGGGTCAGTAGACTAACaaataacattcaatatttatttgaaatgctaATGCAATAGCCATAATAAACCTGATTTGACTTAGAAAAGTGTGGAATTTGTAAACCAAGGCGTTTGGAATGAAAGTTGTTGTGTTAATAAGAAATGAGCAGACTGCTTATCGGAAATGCTGCTGATATTcgtaaaacatttgtatttgaaCTTTTTTGTGAACTTGTAAAGTGTCGGAAAGCGGGACATTGATATTTCTATTATTGATTCAGTATTGCGTCGCTTTGCGATTTACAACCACATTGATTGTTAGTGTGATATGATTCTTGAAGTCTCTTTCACTTAGTTAATAGCCATAGAGGTAGAAGTTTATTTAGCACTTCTCACACATATAAGTCTGTGCCAAATACagttattaaatagatttaaaagcTCTAAAAAGAGCCCGCAGAATGCagtttttttcgtcaggaaaatgcattattGCATGTAatcgctccagggaggtagcgggggtctgtcgggctctcccgccagcTAGGCGTttcggcttttaaatttgggcatatcgactaaaaacctgacggtgttccttcaacagtcactataaagtggccaggacgcggtacctccaattggatactccgcgtcccacgCAGTCTGCTCCTACTCATCTTAAACGTAAGAGTTATTTTTAACCTCCTTAAGCAATCGGTGACTGAGCAGCAAGTGATGAGCCCACAAAATGACAGTAATCATCGCAGCACGTGTTATTATTGTCGACACAGAGTCATTACTGTCACGGAGAGTGAACACTGAACACGGTAATATTATGTCTACAGAAATGTCCCTTGATGCtagtgttttgtttgaaatagcaGTTCTAAACTAGTGCAAAGGTAAATGAGATAGATAGAAAGATCTAGAACTAAATTTATGTCTTCAAATGCTTGGAGATCCTTTGCAATAATCCTTATTTCGGGAGAAACAGGTCCAGAACGTAGGTATACCAAAATTTTCATTAGTTTTTAAAGTTTCCCTTGTACTTCTGGGCATTGATTTCGCTATAGTCCGGCTTTATTTAATAGGAATGCCTATGTATAAATTAAGTACGGTCTATTTCTCAATCTCAGTATTAGACGTTACCTTGACCAAtgcatgttttctttttaaatattattgaagaacGATCTTTTTATATTCGGTGCAACGGAGCTTGACCACCAAAGTAGGCtcacataaatatatagatactACTGCCGTCttattttttgacataaaaacaCGAACACTTATAATACTATTgctgtattttttctttgacaTCAAAACGCGAACATTTAGTTGATAAccattcattaaaattataattactagtaattttgttattactcAGCAGTGTAAGAGGTAATTATAAGCCTATCTTAATGACCTTATGATAAATTATTGCTTAAGACAAGGAAATACGCACATACATAGATCATGTCAACGTTTTTTACGCTCATTATGttcaaaatgtaggtaatgattcAAAGCTTTAAAATGCCTTTCCAAAACATTCCAGACGGTAATTGTTTTATGAACAATTAAACAGTCATAGCTACGCATAGAGTAGTGGGTAATGATCTGAGTGCCGTGAAATTGATTATACGCCTCTACTGGTAATAACAGCGTGACAACAAAGTTTATGATGCCTttgagtaaaaaaatctttgggaGTGGAAACTTCCGTCCACAAATATGCGTTCGTACTATAATTAGTTATAAGCAAAGGTATTTGAGGTCGTAGTTGGGGTCTGAAGCATAATTTAATTGAGGAAGATATAAACGACTTTCCTTTTCGAAACCTAGAAACTTAATATGAGTTCATGtcacaaattttaaaatcagaTCTGACTCTGCAAGGgagtataaacaaaatacataatgaATGTATAGTATGGATCCACAAAAATATAAGGTACTGATAGAGAACGGAATGTTTTTGGCTTTAAGATTAAGAGACGCCCTAATCAAAATAACCAAAACAATAATGATGATAACTCACTTGCTAAGATGTCCAGACACCAGATTGCTGTACGGCGTGTGCTTGAAGGGATCTCCATACAACGCACACACGGCTCTCTCGCGACAACCGAGCTCATTGGCACCCATCTGACTTAACAGTACGTCGATGGTCTCCACTAATGTACCGTAGAATTTCTCTGCTGCTATTGTTTCctgaaataagaaaattgaatttgattaattttaaaattaataaactagaTACCATGTTCCACAAATGAAGTGAATTAACGAAAACgaaccgagtggtataagttgacacctcccacgcaagtggtcgcaggttcgaacccgaggcaacacaccaatgacttttcgaagttatgtgtgtattagaaataattatcacatgctccaacggtgaaggaaaacatcgtgaggaaaccttgcatgcctaaaatttgtttaatacatttattgagggcatgcaaagtccccaacccgcacttggccagcgtggtggactcaaggcctaacccctcccttattacgggaggagacccttgcccagcagtgggacattaatgggttaaatttatttattttttattttatttttaaccacaAAAAGTTATGTTTACTTTAGCTTTTGCAATATTAGATTACACCACACCACCTTCAATGATCTTTTTctagtgttatttttataatatcatttgaATGTATGACTTGACTTACCGGATCCTGTGCAGCTAATATCTGTTGCTGCTGTTTCACCAACTCAGTTTCCGTCTTTATcctattgttttcttttaacttGACAGCTGATACCCTCAGGATTTCATCTCTTACTGGAGACGGTGGCGCTCGAGCTGCTATTGATGCTGCTCTTATCTGAAAAACCGCATTcatgattataatattgttaattttatacgtgatagtcttataaatattaaacactgGGGATGAAAGGATTAACTGCCTTTAAAAGAATACATCAGCGCAGATAAGATGCTGTACCGCTGTatcgtaataaattattaattacaacgCGAATTGTAAGTTAagctacatatattatgtgtattcaCACTTGACTTCGGAAGAGCAAAATCTGcgtttaactaaaaaaatattttaaattttggaaTAAAAAGAATCCTTCATTGAATCATATAGTTCCTCCTTTTTGTGGAACCAGCAAGATTTGAAACTCTAGTGTCACTAATGATGAAAATCAATAAGCAATTTACAAGCAATAAACATGGTGTTGATATTACAAAACTGGTATAGATCGAGGGCGTCCTACAAAATACTAAAGAAACCTGTTCTATCGAGTCCACGTGTAGGAGAAAGAAGTTAAGGGCAAGGAATACCAATACATAACAATTATGTTCAGAGATAGTAAAGCATCACAGCTGTTTATTACAAGTTAAGATTTGTGG from Anticarsia gemmatalis isolate Benzon Research Colony breed Stoneville strain chromosome 24, ilAntGemm2 primary, whole genome shotgun sequence encodes the following:
- the LOC142983401 gene encoding uncharacterized protein LOC142983401; amino-acid sequence: MLPFIGHAYEIVGSLSNIWPKTKDVGQFCVENGGVVYTKLGSQIYYFITDPDDALTVANTCLQKHFSYTFLKPWLGTGLFTAPAEPWKRHRKLLIPAFTSPVVHTFLDIFNRQARKLVNNVECHVGKGQFDHIADLRNNALETFCMTSFGINGLEDKDLVNKYMVSADLMMRNVMARFQYLWLHSDIIYWLLGYKKRDNELTKTLNKMSDEIIQSKKLALKTMDNDIMTTTTGKKYKPFLDLVLELSSGGAMTDREIGDELDTVVFAGFDTTSNTLVSVLVMLGAYPEVQQRAYEEIMQVVGADRDVEKDDINKLEYLGAVLMETMRMFPAGPLMPRAVLKDVKLKNYTLRAGTSCVLIPAGMHFDFCWGDRFKFRPERWLDPTTVPKNSFAGFGIGKRNCIGKTYAMTAMKISVAHFLRRFKVTASEDNLKLRLHAMLKATGTIEMAQYCIDHGGIFHGKFGSEIYYFITDPEDALTAANACLEKHYVYHLSSSWLGNGLVTAPVNIWKHHRKLLLPTFSLPVVHSFLDILNEQAKKLVSRVEEHVENGQFEHVNYLRNNALETFCLTSFGVNGVEDKDFVSKYMTAADSMMRHVMITFHRPWLQNDVIGWLLGHKKKEKELVKTLRKMSDEVIQRKKIAMRTKKNQLNGTSEDGVKYKAFLDLLLEQSADGSLTDKEIGEELDTAIFAGFDTTSNTLVSVLIMLGAYPEVQQRVYDEIIQTIGKDRDVEKDDVKKLVYLEAVLMETMRMFPSAPLFLRSVDKDVKLKNYTLRKGSSCAIFATGMHYDYCWGDRFRFRPERWLDLATLPKNSFAGFSIGKRNCIGKTYAVIAMKIAVAHFVRRYKILSSEDNLQLSVDILLKAKGTIAIKNRVKE